TTTCCTGGCTCACACCGCTCTTGGCGGCGCGTTCGCCGCCCTCGCCCGGAACGGCGTAGACCAGGACGCCTTCCTTGCCGCGTACCCTGACGGCGCCAAGTTCCACAAGGTCCCGGGACAGCGTCGCCTGGGTGACCTGCACGCCGTCGTCCGCCAGCAATGCCGCGAGCTCCGCCTGGGAGCGGACGGATTCACCCGTCAGGATGGCGGTGATCCGCGCCTGGCGGGCGGTCTTGGTGGCCGGGCTTGAGCCCGGCTGTGCAGGTTGGACGGACACTAGAACGTGCTCTCCCCGGTGCCTTCGACAGGAGAAAGTCCGTCCACGAAAGCCAGGCCGGAGCGGTGCATGAGCCACGCCATCAGTGCCTTCTGGGCATGGAGCCGGTTCTCGGCCTCGTCCCAGACGATCGACTGCGGGCCGTCGATAACGCCGGCCGAGATCTCATAGCCCCGGTAGGCGGGCAGGCAGTGGAGGACGACGGCGTCATCCGCCGCGTGTTCCATGGCCGCCTCATCGACGGAATAGTCCCGGAACAGCTGCATCCGGGCTTCCTTTTCGGCTTCCTGGCCCATCGACACCCACGTGTCGGTGGCCACGACGTCGGCGCCCTTGAGGGC
Above is a window of Arthrobacter pascens DNA encoding:
- a CDS encoding arginine repressor encodes the protein MSVQPAQPGSSPATKTARQARITAILTGESVRSQAELAALLADDGVQVTQATLSRDLVELGAVRVRGKEGVLVYAVPGEGGERAAKSGVSQEILDARLARLCSELLVTAEASANIAVLRTPPGAANFLALAIDHSVMPSILGTIAGDDTVLLVSRDPQGGQDLAARFLQLAEEAGGQ